In Primulina eburnea isolate SZY01 chromosome 3, ASM2296580v1, whole genome shotgun sequence, one DNA window encodes the following:
- the LOC140827279 gene encoding uncharacterized protein encodes MELRIRCNRCVAIPSLPRFKLNLVLICAKVLLVLLLLDGVYSANKDFTLHRQGPEQGKENIKSHSCIHDQVIKQRKKPGHKVYSVSAQLYGKADHSNSLHSRGRALLGLSESGKQRNDAKQPIRIYLNYDAVGHSSDRDCRNAGDVVKLGEPTGASISGAPSCNPHGDPRVYGDCWYNCTLDDIAGDDKKYRLRKALGQTADWFSRALSVEPVKGNLRLSGYSACGQDGGVQLPREYVEEGVANADLVLFVTTRPTTGNTLAWAVACERDQWGRAIAGHVNVAPRHLTAEAETLLSATLIHEVVHVLGFDPHAFAHFRDERKRRRGRVIDQAMDEKLGRIVTRVVLPRVIMHSRHHYGAFSANFTGLELEDGGGRGTSGSHWEKRLLMNEIMTGSVDTRSVVSKMTLALLEDSGWYRANYSMADRLDWGNNQGIEFITSPCSRWKGAYHCNSTQFSGCTYNREAEGYCPIVNYSGDLPQWARYFPQANKGGQSSLADYCTYFVAYSDGSCMDTNSARAPDRMLGEVRGSNSRCMASSLVRSGFVRGSTIQGNGCYQHRCMNNSLEVAVDGVWKTCSEAGGPVQFPGFSGELICPAYHELCNVDPFPVSGWCPNSCNFNGDCIDSRCHCFLGFEGYDCSERTCPNNCGGHGKCLDSGVCYCENGFTGTDCSTAICDEQCSLHGGVCDDGVCEFRCSDYAGYKCQNSSMLLPSLSVCNDVMEKDVLGQHCAPSELSILQQLEEVVVMPNYHRLFPGGPRKFLNYIRGRDCDGAAKRLSCWISIQKCDKDGDNRLRVCHSACQSYNLACGASLDCSDQTLFSNEDHGEGLCTGWGELNSWL; translated from the exons ATGGAGTTAAGGATTCGGTGTAACCGATGTGTCGCGATTCCTTCGCTTCCAAGATTTAAACTGAATCTTGTTCTCATTTGTGCCAAG GTTCTATTGGTATTGTTGTTGCTGGATGGTGTTTATTCAGCCAACAAAGATTTTACATTGCACAGGCAAGGACCTGAACAGGGCAAGGAGAACATAAAATCACATTCTTGTATTCACGATCAGGTTATCAAGCAAAGGAAGAAACCTGGTCATAAAGTTTATTCGGTTTCAGCCCAGCTTTATGGCAAAGCTGATCATTCCAATTCACTTCACAGTAGGGGAAGGGCATTGCTCGGTCTATCTGAATCAGGGAAGCAGCGGAATGATGCTAAGCAACCCATtaggatttatttaaattatgatgCTGTTGGTCATTCATCTGATAGAGACTGCCGAAATGCGGGGGATGTTGTTAAG CTTGGAGAACCAACTGGTGCTTCTATTTCTGGGGCACCTTCTTGTAACCCTCATGGCGATCCTCGGGTGTATGGGGACTGCTGGTATAATTGTACGCTAGATGACATAGCTGGGGATGACAAAAAGTATCGCCTTCGCAAG GCTCTTGGGCAAACAGCAGATTGGTTCAGTAGAGCCTTATCTGTTGAGCCTGTGAAGGGGAATTTACGTTTGAGTGGATATTCTGCTTGTGGACAAGATGGAGGTGTGCAGCTTCCAAGGGAATACGTGGAAG AGGGAGTTGCTAATGCGGATTTGGTTCTTTTCGTTACAACCAGACCAACAACAGGCAATACTCTTGCATGGGCAGTGGCATGTGAACGTGACCAATGGGGTCGTGCTATTGCTG GGCATGTAAATGTTGCACCTCGCCACTTGACTGCTGAAGCCGAAACTTTACTATCGGCCACTCTAATCCATGAG GTTGTGCATGTGCTTGGATTTGATCCCCATGCCTTCGCTCATTTCCGCGATGAGAGGAAAAGGAGGCGAGGTCGG GTTATTGATCAAGCTATGGATGAAAAACTTGGACGGATTGTAACAAGGGTGGTGCTTCCTCGAGTCATCATGCACTCACGTCATCACTATGGG GCTTTCTCAGCAAATTTCACGGGATTGGAGCTTGAAGATGGTGGCGGGCGTGGCACGTCAG GTTCCCATTGGGAGAAAAGACTTTTGATGAATGAAATTATGACTGGCTCGGTAGATACAAGATCAGTAGTTTCAAAAATGACCCTTGCTTTGCTTGAGGATAGTGGATGGTACCGAGCAAATTACAGCATGGCAGATCGCCTTGACTGGGGTAACAACCAAGGAATTGAGTTTATTACCTCACCTTGCAGCCGTTGGAAGGGTGCATATCACTGCAACTCAACGCAGTTTTCTGGATGTACATATAACAGAGAAGCCGAAGGATACTGTCCTATAGTAAATTACAGTGGGGATCTTCCCCAATGGGCCCGCTACTTTCCACAGGCCAACAAAG GTGGTCAGTCGTCGTTGGCTGATTATTGCACTTATTTTGTAGCATACTCTGATGGATCATGTATGGACACTAACAGTGCCCGGGCACCGGACAGGATGTTAGGTGAAGTCCGGGGAAGTAATTCAAG ATGTATGGCTTCATCGTTAGTGCGCAGTGGGTTTGTCAGGGGATCCACGATCCAAGGCAATGGTTGTTATCAGCACCGGTGTATGAACAATTCACTGGAG GTTGCCGTTGATGGTGTTTGGAAAACATGTTCTGAGGCTGGTGGACCTGTTCAATTTCCAGGCTTCAGTG GTGAACTGATCTGCCCAGCATACCATGAGCTTTGCAATGTCGATCCATTTCCTGTCTCTGGTTGGTGTCCTAATTCATGTAATTTTAATGGCGATtgcattgattcgcgatgccaTTGCTTTTTGGGGTTTGAGGGTTATGATTGTAGCGAAC GTACTTGCCCTAACAACTGTGGTGGTCATGGCAAGTGCCTTGATAGTGGTGTGTGCTATTGTGAGAACGGGTTCACTGGGACTGACTGTAGTACAG CCATTTGCGATGAACAGTGCAGTCTACATGGTGGGGTCTGTGACGATGGTGTCTGTGAGTTCCGATGCTCAGATTATGCAGGCTACAAGTGCCAGAATAGCTCCATGCTTCTCCCCAGCCTCTCAGTATGCAATGATGTGATGGAGAAAGATGTGTTGGGGCAACATTGCGCGCCTAGTGAGTTGAGTATCTTGCAGCAGCTCGAAGAAGTTGTTGTGATGCCGAATTACCATAGGTTGTTCCCTGGAGGTCCTCGAAAATTTCTAAATTATATTAGAGGCCGAGACTGTGATGGAGCTGCTAAACGATTGTCCTGTTGG ATATCTATCCAAAAGTGTGACAAAGATGGCGACAATCGTCTACGTGTATGTCATTCGGCATGCCAATCTTATAACCTAGCATGCGGCGCATCACTTGATTGCTCGGACCAGACCCTCTTCAGCAACGAGGACCATGGTGAAGGTCTGTGCACTGGATGGGGCGAATTGAATTCATGGTTGTAA